The following are encoded in a window of Gloeothece citriformis PCC 7424 genomic DNA:
- a CDS encoding non-ribosomal peptide synthetase, protein MNYFEQNQTPVSTFVDLLQLRRRSQPDQTAYIFLSDGETEADSLTYSQLDRRAKAIALALQKYNLKGERALLLYGSGLDYICAFFGCLYAGVVAVPAYPPRNQRNSPRIEAMIADANAVMALTTTPLISQVQPLLEKSIPSQQLQWLTTDNLELKWAENWHFPSIKEDDLAFLQYTSGSTGTPKGVMISHQNLLHNAAMTYQMMGHSGQSKFVSWLPAYHDMGLIGGILQPLYGGFPCILMPPASFLQRPYRWLQAISGYGGTTSGAPNFAYELCINKITPAQKKTLDLSSWTVAFNGAEPIRHHTIERFSAYFADCGFKAEAFYPCYGMAEATLMVSGGSQKANPIIKTLDKKALEQNRVILFDHPVVNQENHEISHLIGCGQSLSDQQIEIINPETLTKCPSHEVGEIWVSGTSIGQGYWNNSEATEQTFRAYVSDTGEGPFLRTGDLGFLHEGELFVTGRIKDLIIIRGRNLYPQDLELTAESAHPALRAGSGAAFTVEENDEEQLILVQELDFRQKPNLEEVIAAIRQAVTEEFEIQVYGVVLIKPGTIPKTTSGKIQRRACRNGFLSGKLEIISSSLLNFVPENNPNQDELSKSRLKRTELLEIDREKRQSSLEIYLQKQIAQILKISEQKISLKQPISTLGLDSLKVFEFKNQLEIDLEIDLSLTEFFSGINLAQLVSEILIKLNLNPATNLAIKPFPSTDKIPLSFSQQRFWFLDYFEGGSSAYNEAFAIKLEGKVNLNKLNESLQKIVNRHDTLRTSFITLAGEPIQKIDPILNFDLPIIDLQKIPQEQRQKELQKQIQDQLKQPFDLTQSPLWRITLFQANPSEYVLLIVAHHSIADGWSMGVFLEELTTFYSAFIEEKPDLLPELPIQYADYTLWQRDRLQGAFLDSHLAYFKQQLGGDLPILELPTDYSRPAITTYNGSIQSVIITDELTAKLKTLSQQEGVTLFMTLLAGFKTLLYRYTGQEDLIIGCPIANRNQPEIKGLIGAFINTLVLRSNLGGNPTFRELLQRVKDVTLQAYTHQELPFELLLEALQPERNLGQNPLFQVGFDFQKEPTLTINDKLSELNITYLEVERTTAKLDLTLYVVETGEGLKCNLEYNTDLFSPETIKRILGHFQTLLSGIIANPNQPIINLPLLTVSEQEYLLKIGQAEALSYPSFDSFSQIFEAQVKQNPDAIAVRWEDQEITYQELNSRANQLGSYLRKLGVKPDVLVGICLERSIEVIIGILGILKAGGAYVPLDPAYPQARLSYMIENAQINLLLTQGSLDVCDQQLFPHIQRVDLDRNRDSIANESRENLQSGVKAENLAYVIYTSGSTGKAKGVMVTQGNLVNAYYAWEQAYQLDAIKSHLQMASFSFDVFSGDLVRALGSGGTLILCPRDTLLEPKALYALMQRHQVECGEFVPAVLRNLVQYLEKSQKRLDFIKLLICGSDRWYGEEYRQLQSLCGQNTRLINSYGLTEATIDSTYYESTSLELSPGQLVPIGRPFANTTLYILDSHLQPVPIGIPGELYIGGKGVSRGYLHRPDLTEKQFIPNPFSSQGDHLYKTGDLARWLSDGNVALLGRLDHQAKIRGYRIELGEIETVLNQYSTVKEAVVEIREDEAGDKRLVAYIVPNFQDLETCPSKTQLATEQISQWQMVYEAEERLFAQMPTDWEVTFNISGWTSSYTGLPIPKNQMREWVDFTVERILSFKPESVLEIGCGTGLLLFPVAPRCRQYWGIDFSAIALGYIQNVLQQPQYHLPQVKLLQRTADNFERIPTQNFDLVVINSVIQHFPSLDYLLEVISGALETVKPGGVIFLGDLRSLPLLEEFHRSIELYKAEDTLLLDQLKQRIQEQVIQEEELLIDPAFFLALQKVFPLIRHVQIEPKKGHGINEMTKFRYDVTLHIGTEIKTTVIDSWLDWQKEPLSLSAIAQLLETTAPASLGIKNIANSRLENDIKVLGRLNEDNHIETVGQLREILNQETVNSINPQDLWDLSPKLPYKISISWANLRADGCYDVIFQHHLEADRGAMPIFPITKSLSEPLNTYGNNPLQGKLIQGLIPQLRRELQTRLPDYMIPGHYMILSALPLLPNGKINRKALPIPDRISVTDAKNYVAPRTPEEKTLSKIWAEILRLEQVGIEDNFFQLGGHSLLATQVISAINSTFEVELPLRQLFESPTIKELAQHLKGEEKSGKIPSIEPVSRDIPLPLSFAQTRLWFLEQLYPENCIYNIPIALNLRGTLDIKALVQSLNAIIQRHEILRTNFITINNQTCQVITPTLKIDLPVNDLSQLSKDEQDTEIQQVIAISCHQPFDLTQAPLLRGSLLKLGEQDYILVFIIHHIVTDGWSMGVLVEELMTLYGSFVTGQPHILPELSIQYADFALWQREWMQGEVLNSQLAYWTKQLANLPQLSLPIIPQKENCQSARGATQTFKLPSHLSVALQDLSYQENTTLFMTLLAGFLVMLQRYTQQNDLVVGTDIANRNQPLTERLIGFFVNLLVLRTDLSGNPSFRELLSRVREVTLEAYAHQDLPFEKLVEVLQPERNGVLASPLFQVLFVLQNAPLPPLSLPGLSITQLNVENEKARFDLALFLEKTDQGILGTWRYKADLFDKITINRFSTHLEKILTSAISYPDTPINALEMLSDQEKQEQITKKEQYKTNKRQKLKAIGIKTVNWSSETAVNLSTLQPDQKLPLMITPKGDNVDLLEWINHNRELLETKLLVHGGILWRNFGISSVSGFQQVAEAIHPNLFGDYGDLPREGVSGKVYGSTPYPPEKAILFHNESSHLHCWPQKIWFFCLQPAQQGGETPIVDCRQIYQKLNPQLREILAQKQLMYVRNYTYGLDVSWQNFFHTDDPTGVENYCKKAGIEVEWKPDGGLQTRQIRPAIIQHPSTGELTFFNQIQLHHPSFLELEVRQSLLSSLGEENFPRQVYYGDGSSIPDSVINEIVSIYQECAVSFSWQQGDILMLDNMLTAHSRNPYVGTRKIVVALGEIIKQENLANSLNLL, encoded by the coding sequence ATGAATTATTTTGAGCAGAATCAAACCCCAGTCTCTACTTTTGTAGATCTATTGCAGTTGAGGAGGCGATCCCAGCCAGATCAAACAGCCTATATTTTTCTGAGTGATGGAGAAACCGAAGCAGACTCTCTGACCTATTCTCAACTAGACCGACGGGCTAAAGCGATCGCTCTTGCATTACAAAAGTACAACCTCAAGGGAGAGCGAGCTTTATTACTGTATGGCTCAGGATTAGACTATATTTGTGCTTTTTTCGGCTGTCTTTATGCCGGAGTCGTTGCTGTGCCAGCTTATCCCCCGCGAAACCAACGGAACAGTCCTAGAATAGAGGCAATGATAGCAGATGCTAATGCGGTGATGGCATTAACGACCACTCCACTAATTTCCCAAGTGCAACCCCTTTTAGAAAAATCTATTCCCTCTCAACAGTTACAATGGCTGACCACCGATAATTTAGAGCTAAAATGGGCGGAAAATTGGCACTTCCCCTCAATTAAAGAGGATGATTTAGCCTTTTTACAATATACCTCCGGGTCGACTGGGACACCAAAAGGGGTGATGATCTCTCATCAAAATTTGCTCCATAATGCGGCCATGACCTATCAAATGATGGGTCATTCTGGGCAAAGTAAGTTTGTTTCCTGGCTACCTGCTTATCATGATATGGGGTTAATTGGGGGTATTTTACAACCTCTTTATGGTGGATTTCCTTGTATTTTGATGCCTCCTGCCAGTTTTTTACAACGTCCTTACCGTTGGCTGCAAGCGATATCCGGTTATGGTGGGACAACCAGTGGCGCTCCTAATTTTGCCTATGAGTTGTGTATTAACAAAATTACTCCCGCCCAAAAAAAGACCCTCGATTTAAGTAGCTGGACTGTAGCTTTTAACGGGGCTGAACCCATTCGTCATCATACTATAGAAAGATTTTCAGCTTATTTCGCCGACTGTGGGTTTAAAGCAGAAGCTTTTTATCCTTGTTATGGCATGGCAGAAGCAACCCTCATGGTTTCTGGAGGCAGCCAAAAAGCAAACCCTATTATAAAAACTTTAGATAAAAAAGCTTTAGAACAAAATCGAGTCATCCTATTTGACCATCCAGTGGTAAATCAAGAAAATCACGAAATTTCCCACTTAATTGGCTGTGGTCAAAGCTTATCGGATCAACAAATTGAAATCATTAACCCTGAAACCTTAACGAAATGTCCATCCCATGAGGTAGGAGAAATTTGGGTATCAGGCACAAGTATAGGTCAAGGGTACTGGAATAATTCGGAAGCTACAGAACAGACTTTTCGGGCTTACGTATCAGATACGGGTGAAGGCCCATTTTTACGCACTGGAGATCTAGGCTTTTTACATGAAGGGGAACTATTTGTTACAGGCCGGATAAAAGATTTAATTATTATTCGAGGACGTAATCTTTACCCTCAAGATCTCGAACTAACAGCAGAAAGCGCTCATCCCGCGTTACGGGCAGGTAGCGGGGCTGCATTTACTGTTGAAGAAAACGACGAAGAACAGCTTATCCTCGTACAGGAGTTAGATTTCCGTCAAAAGCCCAATTTAGAAGAAGTTATTGCCGCTATTCGTCAGGCTGTTACCGAAGAATTTGAAATACAAGTCTATGGCGTTGTTTTAATAAAACCTGGAACGATTCCTAAAACCACTAGCGGGAAAATTCAACGACGAGCTTGTCGCAATGGGTTTTTATCAGGCAAATTAGAAATTATTAGCAGTAGTCTCTTAAATTTTGTCCCAGAAAATAACCCAAATCAAGACGAGCTTTCTAAGTCAAGGTTAAAGCGGACAGAACTTTTAGAAATAGACCGAGAAAAACGTCAATCTAGCTTAGAAATTTATCTCCAAAAACAAATCGCACAGATCTTAAAAATTTCAGAACAGAAAATTTCTTTAAAACAACCGATTAGTACATTAGGATTAGATTCTTTAAAAGTTTTTGAGTTTAAAAATCAGTTAGAAATTGATTTAGAAATAGACCTATCCCTAACCGAATTTTTTAGTGGGATTAACTTAGCTCAGTTAGTTTCGGAAATTTTAATTAAATTAAATTTAAATCCTGCTACTAATTTAGCTATTAAACCCTTTCCATCAACAGATAAAATACCTCTATCTTTTTCTCAACAGCGTTTTTGGTTTTTAGATTATTTTGAAGGGGGTAGTAGTGCTTATAATGAAGCCTTTGCTATAAAATTAGAAGGAAAAGTTAACCTAAATAAGCTCAATGAGAGTCTTCAAAAAATTGTTAACCGTCATGATACTTTACGAACCAGTTTTATCACACTAGCGGGAGAACCCATTCAAAAAATTGACCCTATTTTAAATTTTGATTTACCTATTATTGATTTACAAAAAATTCCTCAAGAACAAAGACAAAAGGAACTCCAAAAGCAGATTCAAGATCAACTCAAGCAACCTTTTGATTTAACCCAAAGCCCTCTATGGCGAATTACTCTCTTTCAAGCCAATCCATCGGAATATGTATTATTAATAGTTGCTCATCATAGTATTGCTGATGGTTGGTCTATGGGAGTATTTTTGGAAGAATTGACAACTTTTTATAGTGCTTTTATTGAAGAAAAACCTGACCTTTTACCCGAACTACCGATTCAATATGCAGATTATACCCTTTGGCAAAGAGATAGATTACAAGGAGCATTTTTAGACAGTCATCTCGCTTACTTTAAGCAACAGTTGGGGGGTGATCTGCCGATTTTAGAACTGCCAACGGATTATTCTCGTCCTGCCATTACCACTTATAATGGTTCAATTCAATCTGTAATAATTACCGATGAACTGACAGCAAAACTGAAAACCCTAAGTCAGCAAGAAGGCGTAACTTTATTTATGACTTTGCTGGCCGGGTTTAAAACCTTACTGTATCGGTACACAGGACAAGAAGATCTGATAATTGGGTGTCCTATTGCCAACCGTAATCAACCAGAAATTAAAGGATTAATCGGTGCTTTTATTAATACTTTAGTGCTGCGGAGTAACTTAGGCGGAAATCCTACTTTTCGAGAGCTTTTACAACGAGTAAAAGACGTAACCTTACAAGCCTATACTCATCAAGAGTTACCCTTTGAACTCTTATTAGAAGCCCTTCAACCCGAACGAAATTTAGGACAAAATCCCCTTTTTCAAGTCGGGTTTGATTTTCAAAAAGAACCTACTTTAACGATAAATGATAAACTTTCCGAGTTAAATATTACCTATTTAGAGGTTGAGCGAACCACCGCAAAATTAGATTTAACTTTATATGTTGTCGAAACTGGAGAAGGATTAAAATGTAATCTCGAATATAATACAGATTTATTTTCTCCAGAGACAATAAAACGTATATTAGGGCATTTTCAAACCTTACTAAGCGGAATTATCGCTAATCCCAATCAACCTATAATTAATTTACCTCTGCTTACTGTTTCAGAACAAGAGTATCTTTTAAAAATAGGGCAAGCAGAAGCTTTATCTTATCCTTCTTTTGATAGTTTTAGTCAGATATTTGAAGCTCAAGTCAAACAAAATCCGGATGCTATTGCTGTGAGGTGGGAAGACCAAGAAATAACTTACCAAGAGTTAAATTCAAGAGCAAATCAATTAGGGTCTTATTTACGTAAATTGGGAGTCAAACCCGATGTTTTAGTAGGGATTTGTTTAGAGCGATCGATTGAAGTCATTATTGGTATTCTCGGCATTCTTAAAGCCGGAGGCGCTTATGTTCCTTTAGATCCTGCTTATCCTCAAGCTCGTTTGAGCTATATGATCGAAAATGCTCAAATTAACCTATTACTTACTCAAGGCTCTTTGGATGTTTGCGATCAACAGTTATTCCCCCATATTCAACGAGTTGATCTTGATAGAAATAGAGATTCGATCGCTAATGAAAGTCGAGAAAATTTACAAAGTGGAGTAAAAGCCGAAAATTTAGCCTATGTGATCTATACGTCTGGTTCTACGGGTAAAGCTAAAGGGGTGATGGTAACACAAGGAAATTTAGTCAATGCTTATTATGCCTGGGAACAAGCCTACCAACTTGATGCCATTAAGTCCCATCTCCAAATGGCGAGTTTTTCCTTTGATGTGTTTTCCGGGGATTTAGTGCGGGCGTTAGGATCTGGCGGGACATTAATATTATGTCCACGAGACACACTCCTCGAACCTAAAGCGCTTTATGCACTCATGCAACGGCATCAGGTAGAATGCGGGGAATTTGTGCCAGCCGTGTTAAGAAACTTGGTGCAATATCTCGAAAAGAGTCAAAAAAGGCTAGATTTTATCAAACTTTTAATTTGTGGTTCTGATCGCTGGTACGGGGAAGAATACCGCCAACTACAAAGCCTTTGCGGTCAAAATACTCGGCTGATCAACTCCTATGGGCTGACTGAAGCCACGATCGACAGTACCTACTATGAGAGTACAAGTCTAGAGTTATCCCCAGGGCAATTAGTGCCTATCGGTCGTCCGTTTGCCAATACAACCCTTTATATTCTTGACTCACACCTACAACCTGTTCCCATCGGTATTCCCGGAGAACTATACATTGGGGGTAAAGGAGTAAGTCGGGGTTATCTCCATCGTCCCGACTTAACGGAGAAACAGTTTATCCCTAATCCGTTTAGTTCCCAAGGCGATCATCTCTATAAAACTGGCGATTTAGCCCGATGGTTATCCGATGGGAATGTTGCTTTATTAGGTCGTCTGGATCATCAAGCCAAAATAAGAGGGTATCGTATTGAATTAGGGGAAATTGAAACGGTTTTAAATCAGTATTCGACGGTAAAAGAGGCAGTGGTTGAGATTCGGGAAGATGAAGCCGGTGATAAGCGCCTGGTGGCTTATATTGTGCCCAATTTCCAAGATCTAGAAACTTGCCCCAGTAAAACTCAATTGGCCACAGAACAAATTTCTCAATGGCAGATGGTCTATGAAGCAGAAGAACGGCTCTTTGCTCAAATGCCAACAGATTGGGAAGTTACCTTTAATATTAGTGGTTGGACAAGCAGCTATACAGGGCTTCCCATTCCTAAAAATCAAATGCGGGAATGGGTTGATTTTACGGTAGAGCGAATTTTATCCTTTAAGCCTGAGAGTGTTTTAGAAATTGGCTGCGGTACAGGGTTGTTACTGTTTCCGGTTGCTCCTCGGTGTCGTCAATATTGGGGGATAGATTTTAGTGCCATCGCCTTGGGATATATTCAAAATGTTCTGCAACAGCCCCAATATCATTTACCCCAAGTTAAGTTATTACAGAGAACGGCGGATAATTTTGAGAGGATACCGACGCAAAACTTTGATTTAGTGGTTATTAACTCGGTTATTCAGCATTTTCCTAGTCTTGATTATCTGCTAGAGGTAATTTCAGGGGCACTGGAGACAGTTAAACCGGGTGGGGTGATTTTTCTGGGAGATTTACGAAGTCTGCCATTACTCGAAGAGTTTCATCGTTCTATCGAACTGTACAAAGCAGAAGATACCCTGTTATTAGATCAGCTTAAACAGCGTATTCAAGAGCAGGTTATACAAGAAGAAGAATTACTGATCGATCCAGCCTTTTTCTTAGCATTACAGAAAGTTTTTCCCCTCATTCGTCACGTCCAAATTGAACCTAAAAAAGGTCATGGCATTAATGAGATGACTAAGTTTCGCTATGATGTGACGCTTCATATTGGGACTGAGATTAAAACTACAGTGATTGATTCTTGGTTAGATTGGCAAAAAGAACCCTTAAGCTTAAGTGCCATCGCTCAATTATTGGAAACAACCGCTCCGGCAAGTTTAGGCATTAAAAATATTGCCAATAGTCGGCTAGAGAATGATATAAAAGTTTTAGGGAGGCTTAATGAAGATAATCATATAGAAACAGTAGGACAATTAAGAGAAATCCTGAACCAAGAAACGGTTAATAGTATTAATCCTCAAGATTTGTGGGATTTAAGTCCAAAATTACCCTATAAAATTTCTATCAGTTGGGCAAATTTGAGAGCGGATGGCTGTTATGATGTCATTTTTCAACACCATTTAGAGGCTGATAGGGGAGCTATGCCTATTTTTCCCATCACAAAATCCTTATCTGAGCCATTGAATACTTACGGGAATAATCCTTTGCAAGGTAAATTAATCCAGGGGTTAATTCCTCAACTGCGGCGTGAGCTTCAAACGCGATTACCAGACTATATGATCCCTGGACATTACATGATTTTATCCGCTTTGCCCTTGCTGCCCAATGGTAAAATTAATCGTAAAGCTCTACCAATTCCCGATCGCATTTCTGTCACCGATGCCAAAAATTATGTTGCTCCTCGGACTCCCGAAGAAAAAACCTTATCTAAAATTTGGGCTGAAATTTTAAGACTGGAGCAAGTGGGGATTGAAGATAATTTCTTTCAATTAGGAGGTCATTCTCTCTTAGCGACTCAGGTCATCTCTGCAATCAATAGCACTTTTGAAGTTGAGTTACCCCTACGTCAATTATTTGAATCTCCAACCATTAAAGAATTAGCTCAACATCTTAAAGGGGAAGAAAAAAGCGGAAAAATTCCGTCTATTGAGCCAGTATCGCGGGATATTCCCTTACCCCTATCCTTTGCTCAAACTCGGTTATGGTTTCTCGAACAGTTATATCCTGAAAACTGCATTTATAATATTCCCATTGCTCTCAATCTCAGAGGAACGCTTGACATCAAGGCGTTAGTTCAAAGCCTCAATGCAATTATCCAGCGCCATGAAATTTTAAGGACTAATTTTATTACCATAAATAACCAAACTTGTCAAGTTATTACCCCAACTTTAAAGATAGATCTCCCTGTAAACGACTTAAGTCAGTTGTCAAAAGATGAACAAGACACCGAAATCCAACAGGTGATCGCTATTTCTTGTCATCAACCTTTTGATCTGACTCAAGCGCCGTTACTGCGGGGTTCTTTACTGAAGTTAGGAGAACAAGATTATATTTTAGTCTTCATTATTCACCACATTGTCACTGATGGTTGGTCAATGGGAGTGTTGGTTGAAGAATTAATGACTTTATATGGTAGTTTTGTCACTGGACAACCCCATATACTTCCCGAATTATCAATACAATATGCTGATTTTGCCCTATGGCAGCGAGAATGGATGCAAGGAGAGGTGTTAAACTCACAATTAGCTTATTGGACAAAACAACTCGCTAATTTACCTCAATTATCTTTACCAATTATTCCCCAAAAAGAAAATTGTCAAAGCGCGAGGGGAGCAACCCAAACATTTAAACTTCCTTCTCATTTATCTGTTGCTTTACAAGACTTGAGCTATCAAGAAAATACAACGTTATTCATGACTCTTTTAGCCGGATTTTTGGTCATGTTACAACGTTATACACAACAAAATGATCTGGTAGTGGGGACAGATATTGCTAATCGAAATCAACCCTTAACAGAAAGATTAATCGGCTTTTTTGTCAATTTATTAGTATTACGGACTGATTTAAGCGGTAATCCTAGTTTTCGGGAATTACTTTCTAGAGTGAGAGAGGTTACTTTAGAAGCTTATGCTCATCAAGATTTACCCTTTGAAAAATTAGTAGAAGTATTGCAACCAGAGAGAAACGGAGTTTTAGCATCTCCTTTATTTCAAGTCTTATTTGTGTTGCAAAATGCGCCGTTACCTCCTTTAAGCTTACCCGGATTATCCATCACTCAATTAAATGTAGAAAATGAAAAAGCACGATTTGATTTAGCCTTATTTCTCGAAAAAACTGACCAAGGAATTTTAGGAACTTGGCGTTACAAGGCTGATTTATTTGATAAGATAACGATCAATCGTTTTTCAACTCACTTAGAAAAGATTCTCACCTCTGCTATTAGCTATCCTGACACTCCTATTAATGCGTTAGAAATGTTAAGCGATCAAGAAAAGCAAGAACAAATCACTAAAAAAGAACAATATAAAACTAATAAACGACAAAAATTAAAAGCGATCGGAATTAAAACTGTAAATTGGTCGTCAGAAACGGCGGTAAATTTATCGACTTTACAACCCGATCAAAAACTTCCTTTAATGATTACCCCAAAAGGAGATAATGTTGATTTACTTGAATGGATTAACCATAACCGAGAATTACTAGAAACAAAATTACTCGTTCATGGCGGAATTCTCTGGCGTAATTTTGGAATTTCATCGGTTTCCGGTTTTCAACAAGTAGCAGAAGCGATTCATCCTAACCTATTTGGGGACTATGGAGATTTGCCAAGGGAAGGAGTTTCTGGGAAAGTTTATGGTTCGACTCCTTATCCTCCGGAAAAAGCAATTTTATTTCATAATGAAAGCTCTCATTTACACTGTTGGCCGCAAAAAATATGGTTTTTCTGTCTTCAACCGGCACAACAAGGGGGAGAAACACCTATTGTCGATTGTCGCCAAATTTATCAAAAACTGAATCCCCAGTTACGAGAAATTTTGGCTCAAAAACAATTAATGTATGTTCGGAATTACACCTACGGATTAGATGTATCTTGGCAAAATTTCTTTCATACTGATGATCCCACTGGAGTAGAAAATTATTGTAAAAAAGCAGGGATTGAGGTCGAATGGAAACCAGACGGAGGGTTACAAACTCGTCAAATTCGTCCGGCTATTATTCAACATCCTTCTACAGGTGAGTTAACGTTTTTTAATCAAATTCAATTACATCATCCCTCTTTTCTTGAACTAGAAGTCAGACAATCTTTACTTTCATCTCTAGGAGAAGAAAATTTCCCTCGTCAAGTTTATTATGGAGATGGTTCTTCTATTCCTGATTCAGTAATTAACGAAATTGTCTCAATTTATCAAGAGTGTGCGGTGAGTTTTTCCTGGCAACAGGGAGATATTTTAATGCTCGATAATATGTTAACTGCTCACAGTCGTAATCCTTATGTAGGGACTCGTAAGATAGTCGTTGCATTAGGAGAAATAATTAAGCAAGAAAACCTTGCCAATTCTCTTAATTTACTTTAA